The genomic DNA NNNNNNNNNNNNNNNNNNNNNNNNNNNNNNNNNNNNNNNNNNNNNNNNNNNNNNNNNNNNNNNNNNNNNNNNNNNNNNNNNNNNNNNNNNNNNNNNNNNNNNNNNNNNNNNNNNNNNNNNNNNNNNNNNNNNNNNNNNNNNNNNNNNNNNNNNNNNNNNNNNNNNNNNNNNNNNNNNNNNNNNNNNNNNNNNNNNNNNNNNNNNNNNNNNNNNNNNNNNNNNNNNNNNNNNNNNNNNNNNNNNNNNNNNNNNNNNNNNNNNNNNNNNNNNNNNNNNNNNNNNNNNNNNNNNNNNNNNNNNNNNNNNNNNNNNNNNNNNNNNNNNNNNNNNNNNNNNNNNNNNNNNNNNNNNNNNNNNNNNNNNNNNNNNNNNNNNNNNNNNNNNNNNNNNNNNNNNNNNNNNNNNNNNNNNNNNNNNNNNNNNNNNNNNNNNNNNNNNNNNNNNNNNNNNNNNNNNNNNNNNNNNNNNNNNNNNNNNNNNNNNNNNNNNNNNNNNNNNNNNNNNNNNNNNNNNNNNNNNNNNNNNNNNNNNNNNNNNNNNNNNNNNNNNNNNNNNNNNNNNNNNNNNNNNNNNNNNNNNNNNNNNNNNNNNNNNNNNNNNNNNNNNNNNNNNNNNNNNNNNNNNNNNNNNNNNNNNNNNNNNNNNNNNNNNNNNNNNNNNNNNNNNNNNNNNNNNNNNNNNNNNNNNNNNNNNNNNNNNNNNNNNNNNNNNNNNNNNNNNNNNNNNNNNNNNNNNNNNNNNNNNNNNNNNNNNNNNNNNNNNNNNNNNNNNNNNNNNNNNNNNNNNNNNNNNNNNNNNNNNNNNNNNNNNNNNNNNNNNNNNNNNNNNNNNNNNNNNNNNNNNNNNNNNNNNNNNNNNNNNNNNNNNNNNNNNNNNNNNNNNNNNNNNNNNNNNNNNNNNNNNNNNNNNNNNNNNNNNNNNNNNNNNNNNNNNNNNNNNNNNNNNNNNNNNNNNNNNNNNNNNNNNNNNNNNNNNNNNNNNNNNNNNNNNNNNNNNNNNNNNNNNNNNNNNNNNNNNNNNNNCCACAATGGCAAACTCACTCtctctaatttctttaatctttttttctttgttcgcCTTTTCTCAATCCTTGCCTCTCTCCACTAGTGGAAGATGGATTATAGATGCTCGAACAGGAGATCGTGTGAAGTTGAGTTGTGTCAATTTGGTATCGCATACACAGTCCATGGTTGCCCAAGGACTCGATAAGCGTCCATTGAAAGAGTTGGTGTCTGAGATCTCTAGTCGCAAGTTCAATTGCGTTCGATTGACTTGGTCTGTTCATATGTTTACTCGTTATGCATATGAGTGTGTTGGTGATGTTTTAGATGGTCTAGATATTGCTGATGTCAAGAGTGGAGTTGCAAAGCACAACCCTGagatattgaaaatgactGTTGCTAAGGCGTTTCAAACCGTTATTAATTGTTTGGGCTCGGAAGGCATCATGGTTATTTTAGATAACCATATTAGTCAGCCGAGATGGTGCTGCTCTCTCGATGATGGCAATGGTTTCTTTGGAGATCGCAATTTCAACCCTAATGAATGGTTTCAAGGCTTGTCATTTGTTGCTGCGCAATTCACTTGTAATCCACATGTGAGTTGTATGCATTTTAACGGGAATAtttctataatatttatatcgtattctaattttctctttttctttgtaaaaGGTGGTAGGAATGAGTCTAAGAAACGAGCTTCGAGGGCCATTTACAAACAA from Cucurbita pepo subsp. pepo cultivar mu-cu-16 unplaced genomic scaffold, ASM280686v2 Cp4.1_scaffold000391, whole genome shotgun sequence includes the following:
- the LOC111785170 gene encoding uncharacterized protein LOC111785170, encoding MVAQGLDKRPLKELVSEISSRKFNCVRLTWSVHMFTRYAYECVGDVLDGLDIADVKSGVAKHNPEILKMTVAKAFQTVINCLGSEGIMVILDNHISQPRWCCSLDDGNGFFGDRNFNPNEWFQGLSFVAAQFTCNPHVVGMSLRNELRGPFTNNDAWCYYMRRGSQLIHRINQNLLIIISGLNYGNDLSQLKKRPLGYTFQNKVVLEAHLYSFSGDNESKFVKKPLNIICNEIMEKFEREAGFVVDMKNPYPLFISEFGYDQ